DNA sequence from the Paraburkholderia azotifigens genome:
ATTTTGTTCTGATATCGTTACGCATATAACGTAATACGATGATATACAATTGGGTTTCTACGAAGATTCGCCTTATGCGACCGGAGATCCGCCATGAGCCGCGTCAGTGATACCCGCCTTCGCACGCGTGAAACCGCTGCCCGCTTGGTCGCCTCTGGCCGCCCCTCACACGAAATCACTGTCGACCTCATCTATGCGGAAATTCGTCAGGGTAGCCGCACCACCATCAATGACGAACTGAAGCTGTGGAAGGACGAGCAGGCGCGCAACGACGCGCTCAGCGCAGCGCTGCCGCCTGCAGTTGCCGACGCCATGCTGTCGTTATGGGCGCTTGCAGTTGTGCAGGGCGAACAGGTCTTCGCGCGACGCAGCGAAGAAATCGAAATGGAAGCAGCGACCGCGACCACGCAGATCGCTTCGCTCGAGACTGCAAATGCAGCGCTTCAGGCTGAAATGCGGAGCCTGCGTGTTCAGGCCGACGAGCAGCACGCGAGACTCGCTGCCGTGTTGACCGACCTTGCGCAGGCGCAAAGCGGGCGGGACGCGGCACTGCGGCAGGCCGAAGCCGCCATTGCCGACCGCGACGCCGCGAGCGCGCGATCGGAGCAGGCGCTTCGCGAGACGCGACTGACCCATATCCGCGAACTCGAAACTTTACGGCTCGAACACATGGAGCATGAGGCTGCATTGCGTGCAGAGGTCATTCAGGCAACTTCCCGACTGGAGGCAGTCCAGAAACACGTCATGCTGCAGACAGAGGACGCACGAGAATCGCAACGAAGGGCCGAGTCCGTACTATCAGAGATACGCAAACGC
Encoded proteins:
- a CDS encoding DNA-binding protein, yielding MSRVSDTRLRTRETAARLVASGRPSHEITVDLIYAEIRQGSRTTINDELKLWKDEQARNDALSAALPPAVADAMLSLWALAVVQGEQVFARRSEEIEMEAATATTQIASLETANAALQAEMRSLRVQADEQHARLAAVLTDLAQAQSGRDAALRQAEAAIADRDAASARSEQALRETRLTHIRELETLRLEHMEHEAALRAEVIQATSRLEAVQKHVMLQTEDARESQRRAESVLSEIRKRNERLVGDVERTSADAAEQRRLAERHEKLLDRVTEEAHQLRLERDTLAQQMALLHGQMRASGKSLPSRRNRPLR